A genomic stretch from Microbacterium proteolyticum includes:
- a CDS encoding helix-turn-helix domain-containing protein, which translates to MHSALSVLEAVAHLGAGVTAQRLSAELGLPRATTYRLLNLLVEDEYLVRTPDLSGFALGAKVAQLAAVAAPPARLSSAARAVVADARRRVRGGVHVVLFVEGRVVVLDADPDFPLSDHARLAREPERYALGRLMLADDGHAHGPAVDTARDDLARWGATRQSGEVTPTAGCLAIPLRDGAGVLAGAVGFSGPRHRIDEPEAVLSALGPTARELGPLVV; encoded by the coding sequence GTGCATTCGGCGTTGTCGGTGCTCGAGGCCGTCGCGCACCTCGGGGCCGGTGTGACGGCGCAGCGCCTCTCGGCGGAACTGGGCCTGCCTCGCGCCACGACGTATCGCCTGCTGAACCTGCTCGTCGAGGACGAATACCTCGTGCGCACCCCCGATCTGTCGGGCTTCGCGCTCGGCGCGAAGGTCGCCCAGCTCGCTGCGGTGGCCGCCCCGCCGGCGCGACTGTCGTCGGCGGCGCGGGCCGTGGTCGCCGACGCGCGTCGGCGGGTGCGCGGGGGAGTGCACGTCGTGCTCTTCGTGGAGGGGCGCGTCGTCGTCCTCGACGCCGACCCCGACTTCCCCCTCTCCGACCACGCCCGCCTGGCACGCGAACCCGAGCGGTATGCGCTGGGTCGCCTCATGCTCGCCGACGACGGCCACGCGCACGGGCCCGCGGTCGACACCGCCCGCGACGACCTCGCCCGCTGGGGGGCGACCCGTCAGAGCGGTGAGGTCACCCCCACCGCCGGGTGCCTGGCCATCCCGCTGCGCGACGGCGCGGGCGTGCTCGCGGGGGCGGTGGGCTTCTCCGGCCCGCGCCACCGCATCGATGAGCCGGAAGCGGTGCTTTCGGCGCTGGGTCCGACGGCCCGCGAGCTGGGTCCGCTCGTGGTCTGA
- a CDS encoding ABC transporter permease has protein sequence MSQTPTPQTSPPTSALHLADEFIARQTPMQRVRNILYRYPAISPAIVLVVAVIVFGIINPRFLAPANLSLITQQVAVIGTLGVAQTLVILTAGIDLSVGAAMILSSVVMGNAAAGLGVPGPLALVIGLIAGVLTGLINGILVTRLNLPPFIVTLGTLSIFTAVLLLLSNGATVQGRDLPEILTFTGTTFHIGVDVTFGVFLMIVVYAVVSYALGRTAWGRHVYAVGDDKEAARLSGIRVNRVLLSVYLTAGAIVAVAAWIQIGRDFGSSPNAAVDANLNAITAVVIGGISLFGGRGNVWGTLLGALIVGVFRNGLALAGLDVLYQTLAVGILVIVAVSIDQWIRKVRK, from the coding sequence ATGTCACAAACGCCGACCCCCCAGACCTCTCCGCCGACATCCGCGCTGCACCTCGCTGACGAGTTCATCGCCCGCCAGACGCCCATGCAGCGCGTGCGCAACATCCTCTACCGCTACCCGGCGATCAGCCCGGCCATCGTCCTCGTCGTCGCCGTCATCGTCTTCGGCATCATCAATCCGCGATTCCTCGCGCCGGCCAACCTCTCGCTCATCACGCAGCAGGTCGCCGTCATCGGCACCCTCGGCGTCGCGCAAACCCTCGTCATCCTCACCGCGGGCATCGACCTGTCGGTCGGGGCGGCCATGATCCTCAGCTCGGTCGTGATGGGCAACGCCGCCGCCGGTCTCGGCGTCCCGGGACCCCTCGCCCTCGTGATCGGTCTGATCGCCGGGGTCCTGACCGGGCTGATCAATGGCATCCTGGTGACCCGGCTGAACCTGCCCCCGTTCATCGTGACGCTGGGCACGCTCAGCATCTTCACCGCCGTCCTGCTGCTGCTCTCCAACGGTGCGACCGTGCAGGGCAGGGACCTGCCCGAGATCCTCACCTTCACGGGCACCACGTTCCACATCGGCGTCGACGTCACCTTCGGCGTGTTCCTGATGATCGTGGTCTACGCCGTCGTCTCGTACGCGCTCGGCCGCACCGCCTGGGGACGCCACGTCTACGCCGTCGGCGACGACAAAGAGGCGGCCCGACTCAGCGGCATCCGGGTCAACCGCGTCCTGCTCAGCGTGTACCTCACGGCGGGCGCCATCGTGGCCGTCGCCGCCTGGATCCAGATCGGCCGTGACTTCGGCTCCAGCCCCAACGCCGCCGTCGACGCCAACCTCAACGCGATCACCGCCGTCGTGATCGGCGGGATCAGCCTCTTCGGTGGGCGCGGCAACGTCTGGGGCACCCTCCTCGGTGCGCTCATCGTCGGCGTGTTCCGCAACGGCCTCGCGCTCGCGGGTCTCGACGTGCTCTACCAGACCCTCGCCGTCGGCATCCTCGTGATCGTCGCCGTCTCGATCGACCAGTGGATTCGGAAGGTTCGCAAGTGA
- a CDS encoding putative quinol monooxygenase translates to MSAKYLYAEFRAQPGHADALAALVAGYGSDVSGESGNLRFDAHRVSEDRDRFFVYEQYVDEAAFQAHLATPHCAAFNEAIAPLVAGGGSTLTWLDPVTP, encoded by the coding sequence GTGAGCGCGAAGTACCTGTACGCGGAGTTCCGGGCGCAGCCCGGGCACGCAGACGCGCTCGCCGCGTTGGTCGCGGGGTACGGAAGCGATGTGTCGGGGGAGTCGGGCAACCTCCGCTTCGATGCGCACCGCGTGAGCGAGGACCGCGACCGCTTCTTCGTGTACGAGCAGTACGTCGACGAGGCGGCCTTCCAGGCGCACCTGGCGACACCGCACTGCGCCGCGTTCAACGAGGCGATCGCCCCGCTCGTCGCGGGGGGCGGCTCGACGCTCACATGGCTGGACCCGGTGACGCCGTGA
- a CDS encoding carbohydrate kinase family protein: MSGVTGAVLVVGESLIDIVEGDGDSRSYVGGSPLNVAVGLARLGMTVDFGTEFGADDAGARIADRLSRDGVTPIQTAAGAWPTSTARARIRPDGSASYVFDLEWRFDAPPRADGYAIVHVGSVGALREPGAHRVVELIESLPADVLVTFDPNVRPALLASSERTRALVERYAARANVVKLSDEDAEWLYPDDPASAPERLLARGAGLVVVTRGGQGSTIHTPAVELPVPSFPVEVVDTIGAGDSYMSGIIAALVRGVGVAGAATGAFDESDLAEVGRFAATAAGLTVSRAGAAPPTIAELDAVLQRQNLVAP; encoded by the coding sequence GTGAGCGGCGTCACCGGGGCGGTCCTCGTCGTCGGCGAATCCCTCATCGACATCGTCGAGGGCGACGGGGACTCACGGTCGTACGTCGGAGGGAGCCCGCTGAACGTCGCCGTCGGTCTCGCGCGACTCGGCATGACCGTCGACTTCGGCACCGAGTTCGGAGCCGATGACGCCGGCGCCCGCATCGCCGACCGCCTGTCCCGCGACGGCGTGACGCCCATCCAGACGGCGGCGGGCGCGTGGCCGACCTCCACGGCCCGCGCCCGGATCCGACCCGACGGCTCCGCGTCCTACGTCTTCGATCTGGAGTGGCGCTTCGACGCCCCGCCGCGCGCCGACGGGTACGCCATCGTCCACGTCGGATCGGTGGGCGCACTGCGCGAGCCCGGAGCGCACCGCGTGGTCGAGCTGATCGAGAGCCTGCCGGCCGACGTGCTGGTCACCTTCGATCCCAACGTGCGCCCCGCCCTGCTGGCCTCGTCCGAGCGCACGCGCGCCCTCGTCGAGCGCTACGCCGCCCGGGCGAACGTCGTGAAGCTCAGCGACGAGGACGCCGAGTGGCTCTACCCCGACGACCCCGCGTCCGCGCCTGAGCGTCTGCTCGCACGGGGGGCCGGGCTGGTCGTCGTCACGCGCGGCGGCCAGGGCAGCACGATCCACACACCCGCCGTCGAGCTCCCGGTGCCGTCCTTCCCGGTGGAGGTCGTCGACACGATCGGGGCCGGCGACTCGTACATGTCGGGCATCATCGCGGCCCTCGTCCGCGGCGTCGGTGTCGCGGGAGCGGCGACCGGGGCCTTCGACGAATCCGATCTCGCCGAGGTGGGGCGCTTCGCGGCGACCGCGGCCGGCCTCACGGTCAGCCGTGCGGGGGCCGCACCGCCGACCATCGCCGAACTCGACGCGGTCCTGCAGCGGCAGAACCTCGTCGCTCCCTGA
- a CDS encoding substrate-binding domain-containing protein, translated as MPLHSKSRALLAAVGLAAVAALSLSGCSSPAGSATSAEPAGADEQVGVTLIVKTTSNPFFVSMEDAAQADAEKATNVKLTLAAGKKDGDTDSQIQAIENAISRGDKGILITPNGPAVINEIEKARNAGLYVIALDTVPDPADSVDITFATDNFAAGELIGQWTASKLDGKDANIAMLDLFSDQIVTVDTARDQGFLKGMGIDVPDPSKNGSEAPSGSYTGGKGGSYTIAGHQATQGAEDGGRSAMETLLSKDPNINVVYTINEPAAYGAYQALKAAGKEKDVIIVSVDGGCTGVGYVKDGIIGATAQQYPSKMASLGMEAIAEIARGGEAPQPTDGLDFFSTGQQLVTDQPQTGLESLTSADAASTCWGE; from the coding sequence ATGCCGCTGCATTCGAAGTCCCGCGCCCTTCTCGCCGCCGTCGGTCTCGCCGCCGTCGCCGCACTCTCGCTCTCCGGGTGCTCCTCGCCCGCGGGTTCCGCGACCAGCGCCGAACCCGCCGGCGCCGACGAGCAGGTCGGCGTCACCCTCATCGTCAAGACCACCAGCAACCCCTTCTTCGTCTCGATGGAGGATGCGGCTCAGGCGGATGCCGAGAAGGCCACCAACGTCAAGCTCACTCTCGCCGCGGGCAAGAAGGACGGCGACACCGACAGCCAGATCCAGGCCATCGAGAACGCCATCTCGCGCGGCGACAAGGGCATCCTCATCACGCCCAACGGGCCCGCGGTCATCAACGAGATCGAGAAGGCGCGCAACGCCGGTCTGTACGTCATCGCCCTCGACACCGTGCCCGACCCGGCCGACTCCGTCGACATCACCTTCGCCACCGACAACTTCGCCGCGGGCGAGCTCATCGGCCAGTGGACCGCCTCCAAGCTCGACGGCAAGGATGCCAACATCGCGATGCTCGATCTCTTCAGCGATCAGATCGTCACCGTCGACACCGCGCGTGACCAGGGCTTCTTGAAGGGCATGGGCATCGACGTGCCCGACCCCAGCAAGAACGGGTCGGAGGCGCCCTCGGGCAGCTACACCGGCGGCAAGGGCGGCTCCTACACGATCGCCGGTCATCAGGCCACGCAGGGTGCGGAAGACGGCGGGCGCTCGGCGATGGAGACGCTGCTGTCGAAGGACCCGAACATCAACGTCGTCTACACGATCAACGAGCCCGCCGCCTACGGCGCCTACCAGGCGCTGAAGGCCGCGGGCAAGGAGAAGGACGTCATCATCGTCTCGGTCGACGGCGGCTGCACCGGTGTCGGATACGTCAAGGACGGCATCATCGGCGCCACCGCCCAGCAGTACCCGTCGAAGATGGCGTCGCTCGGCATGGAGGCCATCGCCGAGATCGCCCGCGGCGGCGAGGCCCCGCAGCCCACGGACGGCCTCGACTTCTTCAGCACCGGCCAGCAGCTCGTCACCGACCAGCCGCAGACGGGTCTGGAAAGCCTCACGTCCGCCGACGCCGCCAGCACCTGCTGGGGCGAGTGA
- a CDS encoding APC family permease: MTQLESKGVAASAKRTLQGSLGVTAIVFMVVAAASPLTVVGGAAPLGILIGNGAGFPTLYAISAVILLLFAVGLAAMTRHVPRPGAFFTYIGYGLGRPSGLAAAWTAMLTYTTIQVSVYGYIGYLLEITVVSLGGPDLAWWLYAFAVVGLVGILGYRHIDLSSKVLGVLLVAEVAIVLALVAAVVFNGGPEGLSAAPFEPANVLSGSPGVGLMFAIAAFIGFEATAIFRDEARDPDRTIPRATYGAVIGIGVFYTLASWGLVMAWGPNGVLAAAAEDPGTLMLRTVAIYLGTAGEIIVNVLLLTSMFACVLSFHNVLTRYQHAMAGAGVLPDRVAGVHAKHLSPHVSSIVQTVTAAALTVIFAVLNLDPLLQVFTWFAGVATLAIAILMAATSVAVIVYFARTRADRRVWNTIVAPALGFVGLAVSAVIIVVYFPIMVGDVDADGAPTFGAVTWFLLALVAVFPLLGYAQAAWIRRRRPAAYAKLTDTIAG, translated from the coding sequence ATGACCCAGCTCGAATCGAAGGGGGTGGCGGCGTCGGCGAAGCGGACGCTGCAGGGCTCCCTCGGTGTCACGGCGATCGTCTTCATGGTCGTCGCCGCCGCCTCGCCCCTCACCGTCGTCGGGGGTGCCGCGCCCCTCGGCATCCTGATCGGCAACGGCGCGGGCTTCCCGACGCTGTACGCGATCAGCGCCGTCATCCTGCTGCTGTTCGCGGTGGGCCTGGCAGCGATGACGCGGCACGTCCCCCGCCCCGGCGCGTTCTTCACCTACATCGGCTACGGCCTCGGACGCCCCTCGGGCCTGGCCGCGGCCTGGACGGCGATGCTGACCTACACGACCATCCAGGTGTCGGTGTACGGCTACATCGGCTACCTGCTCGAGATCACCGTCGTCTCCCTCGGCGGACCCGACCTCGCGTGGTGGCTGTACGCATTCGCGGTCGTCGGGCTCGTCGGCATCCTGGGCTACCGCCACATCGACCTCTCGAGCAAGGTGCTCGGCGTGCTGCTGGTGGCCGAGGTCGCGATCGTGCTCGCGCTCGTCGCCGCGGTCGTCTTCAACGGCGGCCCCGAGGGCCTGAGCGCCGCGCCCTTCGAACCGGCGAACGTGCTCAGCGGCTCCCCCGGCGTCGGTCTCATGTTCGCGATCGCGGCGTTCATCGGCTTCGAGGCCACCGCCATCTTCCGCGACGAGGCCCGCGACCCCGACCGGACGATCCCCCGCGCGACCTACGGCGCCGTGATCGGCATCGGCGTCTTCTACACCCTCGCCTCGTGGGGCCTCGTGATGGCGTGGGGCCCGAACGGCGTGCTCGCGGCCGCCGCCGAAGACCCCGGCACGCTGATGCTCCGCACGGTCGCGATCTACCTCGGCACCGCGGGCGAGATCATCGTCAACGTCCTGCTGCTCACGTCGATGTTCGCGTGCGTGCTGTCGTTCCACAACGTGCTCACCCGTTACCAGCACGCGATGGCGGGCGCGGGTGTGCTGCCCGACCGCGTGGCCGGCGTCCACGCGAAGCACCTCTCGCCGCACGTGTCGTCGATCGTGCAGACGGTCACCGCCGCGGCGCTCACGGTGATCTTCGCGGTGCTGAACCTCGACCCGCTGCTGCAGGTGTTCACCTGGTTCGCCGGCGTCGCGACCCTCGCCATCGCGATCCTCATGGCCGCGACCTCGGTCGCCGTGATCGTGTACTTCGCCCGCACCCGGGCCGACCGCCGCGTGTGGAACACGATCGTCGCCCCTGCCCTCGGCTTCGTGGGGCTCGCGGTGTCGGCCGTGATCATCGTCGTGTACTTCCCGATCATGGTCGGCGACGTCGACGCCGACGGTGCGCCGACCTTCGGTGCCGTCACCTGGTTCCTGCTGGCCCTGGTCGCGGTGTTCCCCCTGCTCGGCTACGCCCAGGCCGCGTGGATCCGCCGTCGCCGCCCCGCCGCCTACGCCAAGCTCACCGACACCATCGCGGGCTGA
- a CDS encoding ATP-binding cassette domain-containing protein, producing the protein MNAAATDTRTPVLSAKRLVKTYGHVVGLDGVSLDLYPGEVLAIIGDNGAGKTTLIKCLTGAEIPDGGELSLDGKPVQFRRPQDARDAGIETVYQSLAVSPALDVAANMYLGREIRRPGPLGTVFRMLDTKTMRKNARAELTRLGISTLQDVTVAIENLSGGQRQAVAVARAAAFGSKVVVLDEPTAALGVRESNQVLELIKRLRDNGVPVILISHNMPHVFEVADRIHIQRLGKRAGTITPQSHTMSEAVAIMTGAQTL; encoded by the coding sequence GTGAACGCCGCAGCAACCGACACGCGCACGCCCGTCCTCTCGGCCAAGCGCCTCGTCAAGACCTACGGACACGTCGTCGGGCTCGACGGCGTCAGCCTCGACCTGTACCCCGGCGAGGTGCTCGCCATCATCGGCGACAACGGTGCGGGCAAGACCACGCTCATCAAGTGCCTCACGGGGGCGGAGATCCCCGACGGGGGCGAGCTGAGCCTCGACGGCAAGCCCGTGCAGTTCCGCCGGCCCCAGGACGCGCGGGATGCCGGGATCGAGACGGTCTACCAATCGCTCGCGGTCTCGCCCGCGCTCGATGTGGCGGCCAACATGTACCTCGGTCGTGAGATCCGCCGCCCCGGCCCGCTCGGAACGGTCTTCCGCATGCTCGACACCAAGACCATGCGCAAGAACGCCCGTGCCGAGCTCACGCGTCTGGGCATCTCGACCCTGCAGGACGTCACGGTCGCCATCGAGAACCTCTCCGGCGGCCAGCGACAGGCCGTCGCGGTGGCGCGCGCCGCCGCCTTCGGCTCGAAGGTCGTCGTCCTCGACGAGCCGACCGCCGCCCTCGGCGTGCGCGAGTCGAATCAGGTGCTCGAGCTCATCAAGCGCCTGCGCGACAACGGCGTTCCCGTCATCCTGATCAGTCACAACATGCCGCACGTGTTCGAGGTGGCCGACCGCATCCACATCCAGCGTCTGGGCAAGCGGGCCGGCACGATCACCCCGCAGTCGCACACCATGAGCGAGGCCGTCGCCATCATGACGGGCGCGCAGACGCTGTGA
- a CDS encoding APC family permease, whose translation MTALSRAIARPTPVAGFGERSPLHGLERRRIGIVDLAAQSVAAVAPAAAATTVVLLVAGVAPGMTVAAIVAAAVLSLAVARTVAQFARRFAAAGGVYTYAARGLGTRAGLGAGAAIVTGYAAVAMFALVGGAYYATYLLAGLWPGLNRPLAAAGAIFVQTAIVAFVLVRGIHVSARVALVVEALSVALIVVLLTVLLVHVGPIDIQVVFAVPTTGGEILAMAAGAVIAVTAFVGFESATTLGVEAVSPLRNVPRAITGTVIISGALYVLAAVTQVAGFDALGADLAASASPVNDLATAHGLGGWAVVADVGIAASFVACAIGSTTALVRVLFALSRDGVLPARIGRTHPRFGTPATAVAVALPVIAVIPVLLIGGGADMRDAMHVTLSVGAAGYIVAYILVCVAAPVFLHRIGESTLGPTVVSALAAAALTAALVAFFIDDTASGGSSLAVVGALAVVLVGVVIVLRRRHGPGSIGAYDEPIAAQVLGGVPSPRPPHDG comes from the coding sequence ATGACCGCACTCTCCCGCGCCATCGCGCGGCCCACCCCCGTCGCCGGGTTCGGCGAACGCTCCCCGCTGCACGGGCTGGAACGCCGTCGCATCGGCATCGTCGACCTCGCCGCACAGTCGGTGGCGGCGGTCGCCCCCGCGGCGGCGGCCACCACCGTGGTGCTGCTGGTGGCCGGCGTCGCCCCCGGCATGACCGTGGCGGCGATCGTCGCGGCGGCGGTGCTCAGCCTCGCGGTCGCGCGAACCGTCGCCCAGTTCGCGCGGCGTTTCGCCGCGGCGGGGGGCGTCTACACCTACGCCGCTCGGGGTCTCGGCACACGCGCGGGTCTGGGAGCGGGCGCCGCGATCGTCACCGGCTACGCCGCCGTGGCGATGTTCGCGCTGGTCGGCGGCGCCTACTACGCGACGTACCTCCTCGCCGGGCTCTGGCCGGGCCTGAATCGCCCGCTCGCGGCCGCCGGGGCCATCTTCGTACAAACGGCGATCGTCGCGTTCGTGCTCGTGCGCGGCATCCACGTGTCGGCACGGGTCGCGCTCGTCGTCGAGGCGCTCTCGGTCGCGCTGATCGTGGTGCTGCTCACCGTGCTGCTCGTGCACGTCGGACCGATCGACATCCAGGTCGTCTTCGCCGTCCCCACGACCGGTGGTGAGATCCTCGCCATGGCCGCCGGCGCGGTGATCGCGGTGACGGCGTTCGTCGGCTTCGAGTCGGCGACCACCCTGGGGGTCGAAGCCGTGTCGCCGCTGCGCAACGTCCCCCGCGCGATCACCGGCACAGTGATCATCTCGGGGGCGCTGTACGTGCTGGCGGCCGTCACCCAGGTGGCGGGCTTCGACGCGCTCGGCGCCGACCTCGCCGCGAGCGCGTCACCCGTGAACGATCTCGCCACCGCTCACGGTCTGGGCGGGTGGGCCGTCGTCGCCGATGTGGGCATCGCCGCGTCGTTCGTGGCGTGCGCCATCGGGTCGACGACCGCGCTCGTACGCGTGCTGTTCGCGCTGAGCCGCGACGGGGTGCTGCCCGCGCGCATCGGCCGGACGCACCCGCGCTTCGGGACGCCCGCCACAGCCGTCGCGGTCGCGCTCCCGGTGATCGCCGTCATCCCCGTGCTGCTGATCGGCGGCGGTGCCGATATGCGTGACGCGATGCACGTGACGCTGTCGGTCGGAGCAGCCGGATACATCGTCGCGTACATCCTCGTCTGCGTCGCGGCGCCCGTCTTCCTGCATCGCATCGGCGAATCGACGCTCGGCCCCACGGTCGTCTCCGCGCTCGCGGCCGCCGCCCTGACCGCGGCGCTGGTGGCGTTCTTCATCGACGACACCGCGAGCGGCGGGAGCAGTCTGGCCGTGGTCGGGGCTCTCGCCGTCGTGCTCGTGGGAGTCGTGATCGTGCTCCGCCGCCGGCACGGTCCCGGCTCGATCGGCGCGTACGACGAGCCGATCGCGGCCCAGGTGCTCGGGGGCGTCCCCTCGCCGAGGCCCCCGCACGATGGGTGA
- a CDS encoding LacI family DNA-binding transcriptional regulator — MTPLSGRPDARGGSVTIRDVAHHAGVGIKTVSRVINNEPNVAKATAARIRASIEELRWEPDAHAANLRRTMTRTKSLGLLLGNVANPFSATIHRAVEDLAIHRDVAVFASSLDDDPDREVAAVGAFVRRKVDGLILTCIAGSQGYLREMVPATMPVVFIDREPADLDADLVHADNVGGTALATRHVLGYGHRTIALLLDRHDIWTARERERGFREAIAEFGLPESATVVVRDLTDQAAAERAVLELMALPAPPTAIVSGQNLITIGAVHALRRLGRHHDVALIGFDDVDLADLMEPGISVIAQRPQEIGIRAAEMLFETLDGVARMSPRRVVVPVDLIPRGSGEIRPR; from the coding sequence ATGACACCGTTATCAGGCAGACCCGATGCCCGCGGGGGCTCAGTCACGATCCGCGACGTCGCGCATCACGCCGGCGTCGGGATCAAGACGGTCTCCCGCGTCATCAACAACGAGCCCAACGTGGCGAAGGCGACGGCCGCGCGCATCCGCGCGTCCATCGAGGAACTCCGGTGGGAGCCCGACGCGCACGCCGCGAACCTCCGGCGCACGATGACGCGCACGAAGTCGCTGGGCCTGCTGCTGGGAAATGTCGCGAACCCGTTCTCGGCGACCATCCATCGCGCCGTCGAGGATCTCGCGATCCACCGCGACGTGGCGGTGTTCGCCTCGAGCCTCGACGACGACCCGGACCGCGAGGTCGCCGCGGTCGGCGCCTTCGTGCGCCGCAAGGTCGACGGTCTGATCCTCACGTGCATCGCCGGCAGCCAGGGCTATCTGCGAGAGATGGTGCCCGCGACCATGCCGGTGGTCTTCATCGACCGCGAGCCCGCCGACCTCGACGCCGACCTCGTCCACGCCGACAACGTCGGCGGAACCGCGCTCGCCACGCGTCACGTGCTCGGCTACGGGCATCGCACCATCGCCCTCCTTCTGGACCGGCACGACATCTGGACCGCCCGGGAGCGCGAGCGCGGCTTCCGCGAAGCGATCGCGGAATTCGGTCTGCCGGAGTCGGCGACGGTCGTCGTCCGCGATCTCACCGATCAGGCCGCAGCGGAGCGGGCCGTGCTGGAACTCATGGCATTGCCGGCCCCTCCGACGGCCATCGTCAGCGGGCAGAACCTCATCACGATCGGGGCCGTGCACGCCCTGCGCCGACTGGGACGGCACCACGACGTCGCCCTCATCGGGTTCGACGACGTCGACTTGGCCGACCTGATGGAGCCGGGCATCAGCGTGATCGCCCAGCGCCCGCAGGAGATCGGCATCCGCGCCGCCGAGATGCTCTTCGAGACGCTCGACGGGGTCGCCCGGATGTCACCGCGCCGTGTCGTCGTGCCCGTCGACCTGATCCCACGCGGCTCCGGCGAGATCCGTCCCCGCTGA